The genome window GTGTGCTCTGAGACTCCTGCCATCGCTGCCACGCCCGCACACGCTGGTCAAAACACCCCTGTGGACACCCAACACTTTATCATGACACTCACCAAACAGACAACAAGTAGCGGTACTTTACGTTATCTGttgcaagtttttttttttttttttagactcTAAATACGCACTTTTTGGGTTTTTTTCAGACTCTCTAAAACCCTAACCCCTAGGATTAATGTTTGTTATTTTGAGAAATGAAAAAGTTAATGTGGAGGAGCCAGCTACCTGCTATAAAAAAGTGGCGACAGATAACCCACAAGTACCCAAGTTGAAAATACTTCAAACTCAGAGATGATTTTCATATCAGGCATTACAAACTGACACTTTTTCCTATTTTAATCCTGGGATTAGGAACTACTCAAGCTATACTACTCAGGCTTTCCTGCTACTGAAGAATCTCCATCTTATATTCCAAGTCCTGTAAAATTATTATTCTGCGGCTGTGAGCTTACGCGCATAGCACCCATCAGGCGGATGTAGTCGGCCAGCAGTTCAGCAAAGATGAAGAAGTCGCTGGCTGCCTGCTCCTGATGCAGCTGCTCCATCTTGTCCTCCACCTCTGCCAGCTGGGACAGGGCCCGGGACAGGGCCGTGTTGTCCTCAGAGTTTCCCAGCATGGCCATACTTTTGGCAAATACTGCCGTGCTCCCACACAGCTCTGGGTttgaaaaataaacatattcagTCCGCCTGTTTCACCATTAAAGACCTGACAGCTGAACTGTACTCTGTTTCCTGAATTGAAACTGTTTGATAAAATAGACAAATGAAGAAAGACGGATGTAGCTCACCCTTCCTGTGGTTGACCAGGGAGTCGACCACGGCCTGCAGCTTCCTCAACTGCTGCTCCTCGTTTTCCATCTCCTGGAACTTGTCCTCAAACCACTGAGAAACACAGCCAAAATATCCCAATCAAACAACCTCATCATGTCTAGAATGGCAGGTTTGTCTGCCCTGCTATAATTTCAAGTTAAGCCATTGCAACAGCACAATAGTTTGTGAATATTGAGTACAATTCCAATGGTAGAACAATAAAATGCATTGGACAACAGTCTCCTGAAAACACTCGGCCCAGGGTCCCCTTACAGTGTCAGACTCATTCATCTTGATGGTCATCTTGTTGACAGCATCCGATGCCTTATTGATCATTTTGAGGAAGCCAGCTCCACTCAGAGCCTGGGTGCTCACTGCTCTGGGTAACtgaaaacaaacacagacagGACTCCAAAGTCATTATCCAGCTAATTGCAACCCTACAGTCTATGATTTCAATATCAAATCTGTTTAGAACTTAAAGCACCTacctcctctctctccaagaACTCACGGACATCAGGGTCCTGTAGTAACGATGGGTGAGACACTACTCTCTGAAGATATCTACAAAGGACAGTAGAAGATAAAGTGAGTAAGAAGTAGTGGTGACCTAAAACTcacacataaaacacacatgtttaaaaaaatgcCTAATATGATTATGATTGATTAAGCAACATCAATCATGCTTGACTTTTGctttaaacaaaaaaatacaTCAACATAAATTCACTGAAAAGCGTACATTTGAAGAGAAAGCTCTTGAGAATTACCCTAAAAAAACTCCAGTAGTTAACATATGTAGTATATGTACACAGAATGTAATTGAATACATCAGCATCATTTTCACTGATAACAGATCCAGCTCTGTGAGTATGGGTGCATCACTGTAACGTCACTGTATGAAACGTGTGGATCCTTGCCTCTCCAGAGCGCCTCTTCTTCTCTCCACAAACTCTACAGATGACGGGTCGTCCATTCCCACCTTCACTTTGGTCATTCCTGTTGGTCAAACCACAGTCACCAAAAGGCACAACAAAGTGcgcaaaacaaagacaaaaaataaagaaaaacggGACCCACCTACGACACTTTTCTCGGGTGGTGGTGGAATAATGAAGCCATGGAGCGACTGTTTGACGGACAGCTTCTCGTAAAGACCCAGGAAGTCACTAAAGCGCCTTCTCACGGAGAAGGTTTTATTCCTGAACATGGCCAAGGACGTCTGAACAAAGAGATAGGGACACAAAAGGAAATACGTAGAAACGCAAGTGTAGATTTTTTCACATTAGCATGTTCAAATAAAAGCTGTACTACAGACCCTGGTGGATACTTTGTAGGCCACATAAGCGCCCATTCCATCTCCTAGAGGGAAAGAAAACATTGGAGATGAGAAAGAATTTTGATACAGGCTGAAATTAATATGCTTTTTAAAGTTGCTCAACTGAGCTTTAACCATAAAAATGTAACTATTAAGTGTCAGGATTATCAACATCTGAATAAACTACAAGTTGCAGATAGCTGTATCATAGTTGAAAGTAGTAGTAGGGGCAAAAAAGACACTGACCAACTTTCTCAGGGTTTGTGACCGCAACATCCACATCAAAACTGTCCTctgcctcgtcctcctccatctGCATTTAGAAAAACACAACTGGCTGTAACATACAGGTGACTTGGTGATGTAACAGTAGTTATTACACACCATTGCATGCCTGCACCCGTGACCCCTACCTGCTCCAAGGAGGTGGGCTGCAGGGCCGCAGGGCTCGTAGTGAACGAGGAGGCTGGACGAAggccagaggaagaggagggctcCTTTGGGGCAGAGCCTCCGGGCGTGTTCAGCTCCACATGCGCCTCTGAGGAAAGTAAATAATCAATGTATGCTTTTCTTAATCAAAAAAGTAATGAACAGAGATAACTAAGGTGCATTTCAGATAGAGTACAACATTATGTCACACAATAGCACTACATCGGACAAAAGGCTAGTGAATGTACACATTTTTTAAGCCAATAAATAGAGTGATTTTTCGGCTGGTGAGTGATGCAAATtcaatattcactcaaatatttTACCAACATTTACCAAGTGGTTGCCTTACTCtgactttaataataataataataataataataataatacatgtcaTTTATATTGTGCTAAAAGCGCTTTACAAGCAAGTAAAGAAGACAGATAACAAAGGGACCACATCCTGTCtaatattaaactttacttaTACTTAATAGGTTTTCTCTTGTGACTCTGGTGTCTGGGTTGGTGGTGTATCACTGTGTTTTGGGGAGTGAGTTCTTGTGCATTTTACTTCGTGTTAATCTTGCGTGTATTTTTTTGTGTATTGTGTTTTCCTTTGTTGCTGTACAAGTTTGATGTAGAGCAAAATTAGTAAACAAATTAAATTGACTAGCCTCGTCTATTCTTTCATCAGATAGTTCTGTTTAAATCTCAATTTAGCTGATTATTTAGCTTTAAACTTACTGTGTTTTGCTTTGGAAATGTGTTTCGTGCAGCTGCTTGTATTATTCCTAACTGGGTCTTGAGTGTGGGAATGGATCAGTCAGGGGAATCGAAAAGTTATTTTCACTGGAGCCTATTATTATAGCTAAGTTTGACCAAATCAATTCTCAATGTTGTCTAAGAAGAGTTTTGGGAGTGTTTGTACTACACAGTTAGACCTGTAGTATAGTAACACAGATGCAGCAGAAGCAATACAAACCTGAAAATTAGAACCAAGTTAAGGGTCAAGCTAAAAAAACACTAGATTCTAAATGTTCTCAACTCAAAAACATCTTTCATTAGACTTTAGTTGTAGCATAAACTGAGATAATTAAATCAGATTAGTTTGATTTGTGACACGTTAACGTAACTTGAAAGCAGAgtacattaaaaaaatgtctCCTAACCAGCAAACAGGTCGTTGTCATCATCTGAGTGAACTCCATTGGATATGGCAGTCGTGCTACCGGCCTCCTCCTCGCCGAACAAATCTGGGGTCTGTTCATTGACATTATCAGGCTGAGAAACTCCTCGACTCACAGCTACAGGGACACTCTGCAGGGAGGAAGGACACCACGAGCATCAGAAACACCAGTGGGCAGAAATAAACTAAGTACCTCTACTCAAGCAGAGGTTGTTGCAATTTACTTTAGTCTTTTTGTTATGTCAATTTATTCCTcaactccactacatttcaaAGGAAATATTTTAGGTTTAACTCTACTACAATAGCTATATTACATAGTTAATTTATAAATTAGCTTACAAAATATACAAAGAGAATTTGTATGCAATTCccactatttttatttttacaaacCAAACAATACATAAATTAATTGAGTACAATGATTATTACTTGCAGCCCAATACAACATGTTTAAAATGAAGTCCACCTAAACCACAAAGTTAAAATCCTACACATAAATGCTTATAATCCaattatataataaataatatcacGTACTATTACAATTGCCATTATTAAGGAGGCCTAATTGTACTAGCTACATTAGCTGTACATTTAAGTGGTAATACTTTTGACTAAGTAAGCTACTGAGTAAGATTTTAAATTCATAACTTTTGTTTTCATTGGAGTACCGAACGGATCTGAGTATTTACACCAGCCCTGGTAAATAGTACACAAACAAAAGTGGCATAATGAGAGCGCTAG of Pseudochaenichthys georgianus chromosome 3, fPseGeo1.2, whole genome shotgun sequence contains these proteins:
- the LOC117464510 gene encoding sorting nexin-1-like, which codes for MAASSDRIPPPLLPAKEEPGAATPDMADGDSDEGEDIFVNNSVPVAVSRGVSQPDNVNEQTPDLFGEEEAGSTTAISNGVHSDDDNDLFAEAHVELNTPGGSAPKEPSSSSGLRPASSFTTSPAALQPTSLEQMEEDEAEDSFDVDVAVTNPEKVGDGMGAYVAYKVSTRTSLAMFRNKTFSVRRRFSDFLGLYEKLSVKQSLHGFIIPPPPEKSVVGMTKVKVGMDDPSSVEFVERRRGALERYLQRVVSHPSLLQDPDVREFLEREELPRAVSTQALSGAGFLKMINKASDAVNKMTIKMNESDTWFEDKFQEMENEEQQLRKLQAVVDSLVNHRKELCGSTAVFAKSMAMLGNSEDNTALSRALSQLAEVEDKMEQLHQEQAASDFFIFAELLADYIRLMGAMRGCFDQRVRAWQRWQESQSTLQKKRESEAKLLWANKPDKLQQAKEEITEWESRVTQYERDFDRIGMTVRKEVLRFEKEKAKDFKSQIMKYLDAMLQSQQRIVMFWEAFLPEAKAIA